From Schistocerca gregaria isolate iqSchGreg1 unplaced genomic scaffold, iqSchGreg1.2 ptg000632l, whole genome shotgun sequence, a single genomic window includes:
- the LOC126317457 gene encoding elongation factor-like GTPase 1: protein MPVVTVRELVEVQSDVERIRNVCIVAHVDHGKTTLTDCLISTNGIISQRSAGKLRYMDNMPCEQQRGITMKSSSIALLHEEGGARYLVNLVDSPGHVDFSGEVSSALRVTDGCFLLVDVIEGVCIQTRVVLRQAWKERVKPVLVINKLDKLWSLNLTVAEAYQRIVKVVEQVNEVVSALWMEQLLEEDAKVHGESGDGSGGSTRDEALSEERPDSADPFKGQVNSYFSPLCSNVLFASAAHRWAFSIDDFVELYAERLQINREALRRTLWGEHYFVPKKRKVVTKRPRDDAQTMFEMLVLSNLRKAYSIALDDAHVASSGKLGPRKQDRAPPAQRGDADQNRNKRQDDNSLNSSFEDRVEFICSHLGVRLSPHEIRPDDRLETLISVMSKWLPLSRTVLSASVRRLPSPSRAQSWRLECLWRPSIHDFTAEGLALQKRFRDSLLGCSRLPDAPTIAYVSKVFSLADDRRRPDSNRQKLVAVARLFSGRLRVGDRVHVLGPRYDPANPDAHRVEAVVPQLYMLMGPVVEPIQFADAGCIFGIGSKDVAAGTWKSKEFLAAPRTARPKLDQPARADPPTDSPLDENPRVVRPSPHPDQTPTEAHVDDSSSPTFVEHIVKTATLSSDPSLAPFGPLLRHANPIVRVAVEPKYPSQLPLLEKGLALLERSDASTEVYVQPNGEHIVGALGELHLERCLEQLREEFANIEIKVSPPLVSYRETVVWDLAREDVRLEALEPVKLWEGLEKEKLAKESDKHRFCLPGASSDRHVRAVVRAVPIPENLTRWLEEHQYETKIAQKIYGQNRARHRQRRGTHTTHDAPVSDGSETISRWALELLNELKSCSQSWADQANYIWALGPHHRGSNILLNNIPGYSTSTHWQGLLSHFVKDSTPKPNSNDTFCLTLSELEETVLSVFQIVTKSGTLCEEPMMGVAFQLLNLEILDQEPQPEDDPNAQPPSHPDDPLRFYFSFPAPSDDRPPAPPASHLLSDPTHFPPQSILPNSKHLSSTFSLLRTLFKASFSCRCRRLCEAYYLAHIQVSVSSLNKLHAVLGKRRGHVTSDRICEGTSTSIAEAYLPASEAFGFAEELTSKTGGAATAQLTFSHWGILDSDPDFVPTTDDELEEHGENLGGLSQNLAKICVDLVRKRKGLFVKEKLVAHANKQRTRSRKK, encoded by the exons ATGCCGGTCGTCACGGTTCGAGAGCTGGTGGAGGTGCAGTCGGACGTCGAGAGAATTCGGAACGTCTGCATTGTGGCCCACGTGGACCACG GGAAGACGACGTTGACGGACTGCTTGATAAGCACGAATGGGATCATATCTCAGCGGTCCGCGGGCAAGCTGAGGTACATGGACAACATGCCTTGCGAGCAACAGAGGGGGATCACGATGAAGTCCAGCAGCATCGCCTTGCTGCATGAGGAGGGGGGCGCGAGGTACCTGGTCAACTTGGTGGACAGTCCTGGACACGTGGACTTTAGCGGAGAGGTGTCCAGCGCCCTTCGCGTGACGGACGGCTGCTTTTTGCTGGTGGACGTGATAGAGGGCGTGTGTATTCAGACGAGGGTGGTGCTGAGGCAGGCGTGGAAGGAGAGGGTGAAGCCCGTCCTGGTGATCAACAAGCTGGACAAGTTGTGGAGCTTGAACTTGACCGTGGCGGAGGCTTaccagaggattgtgaaggtggtcgaGCAAGTCAACGAGGTCGTGAGCGCGCTGTGGATGGAGCAGTTGCTAGAGGAAGACGCCAAGGTGCACGGCGAGTCAGGCGACGGGTCCGGCGGCTCGACGAGGGACGAGGCCTTGTCGGAGGAGCGGCCGGACTCCGCCGACCCGTTCAAAGGTCAGGTCAACTCCTATTTTTCACCCCTGTGTTCTAACGTTCTGTTTGCGTCCGCGGCGCACCGCTGGGCCTTTTCGATCGATGACTTCGTGGAGTTGTACGCCGAGAGGCTCCAGATCAACCGAGAGGCGCTCCGCCGCACGCTTTGGGGCGAGCACTACTTCGTGCCGAAAAAGCGCAAGGTCGTCACCAAAAGGCCCCGCGACGATGCGCAGACCATGTTCGAGATGCTGGTCCTTTCGAACCTGCGCAAAGCCTACTCAATCGCGCTGGACGACGCGCACGTCGCCAGCTCGGGCAAACTCGGCCCTCGCAAGCAAGACCGCGCTCCCCCGGCTCAGCGCGGCGACGCCGACCAGAACAGAAATAAACGCCAAGACGACAACTCGCTCAATTCGTCCTTCGAGGACCGAGTCGAATTTATCTGTTCTCACCTTGGCGTTCGTTTGTCTCCTCACGAAATTCGCCCCGACGATCGTTTAGAGACGTTGATTTCCGTTATGAGCAAATGGCTGCCGCTGTCTCGCACGGTGCTGTCCGCCTCCGTTCGCCGACTCCCCAGTCCCTCCAGAGCTCAGTCCTGGAGGCTGGAGTGCCTGTGGCGCCCGAGCATCCACGACTTCACGGCGGAGGGGCTCGCGCTGCAGAAGCGCTTTCGCGACTCCCTCCTGGGCTGCAGTCGCCTCCCGGACGCGCCGACCATCGCGTACGTGTCGAAGGTCTTCAGTCTCGCCGACGACCGCCGCCGACCCGACTCGAACCGGCAGAAACTCGTCGCCGTCGCTCGGCTCTTCAGCGGGCGACTCCGCGTCGGCGACCGCGTCCACGTCCTCGGCCCCAGGTACGACCCGGCCAACCCGGACGCGCACCGCGTCGAGGCCGTCGTCCCCCAGCTCTACATGCTCATGGGACCCGTCGTCGAGCCCATACAGTTCGCCGACGCCGGGTGCATCTTCGGCATAGGCTCCAAGGACGTCGCCGCCGGCACGTGGAAAAGCAAGGAATTCCTGGCCGCGCCCAGAACCGCCAGGCCCAAGCTCGACCAACCCGCGCGAGCCGACCCCCCCACCGACTCCCCCCTCGACGAAAACCCCCGCGTCGTCCGCCCCTCCCCTCACCCGGACCAAACCCCCACCGAGGCTCACGTCGACGACTCCAGCTCTCCAACTTTCGTCGAGCACATCGTCAAGACGGCCACGCTCAGCTCCGACCCGTCTCTGGCCCCCTTCGGCCCCCTCCTGAGGCACGCGAACCCCATCGTCCGCGTAGCCGTGGAACCCAAGTACCCCAGCCAACTCCCCCTGCTGGAGAAGGGCCTGGCCCTCCTCGAACGCTCTGACGCCTCCACGGAAGTCTACGTCCAGCCCAACGGCGAACACATCGTCGGCGCCCTGGGAGAACTCCACCTTGAACGCTGTCTCGAACAGCTGCGCGAAGAATTCGCCAACATCGAAATCAAGGTCTCCCCCCCCCTCGTCTCCTACCGCGAAACGGTGGTCTGGGACCTCGCGAGGGAAGACGTGCGACTGGAAGCCCTCGAGCCAGTGAAGCTCTGGGAAGGCCTGGAAAAGGAAAAACTCGCCAAGGAGTCCGACAAGCACCGATTCTGCCTCCCCGGCGCGTCCAGCGACCGCCACGTCAGAGCCGTGGTTCGCGCCGTCCCCATCCCAGAAAACCTAACGCGCTGGCTCGAAGAACACCAGTACGAAACCAAAATCGCCCAAAAAATATACGGACAAAACCGAGCTCGACACCGCCAAAGACGCGGCACCCACACCACTCACGACGCGCCCGTCTCAGACGGGTCGGAAACCATCTCTCGGTGGGCGCTCGAACTCCTGAACGAACTCAAATCCTGCTCTCAGTCCTGGGCAGACCAAGCCAACTACATATGGGCCCTCGGCCCTCACCACCGCGGCTCCAACATCCTGCTCAACAACATCCCCGGGTACTCCACCAGCACCCATTGGCAAGGCCTGCTCTCCCATTTCGTCAAGGACTCGACTCCCAAACCTAACTCCAACGACACCTTCTGCCTGACCCTGAGCGAACTAGAAGAAACCGTCCTCTCCGTATTTCAAATCGTCACCAAATCGGGCACTCTCTGCGAAGAACCCATGATGGGCGTCGCCTTCCAACTCCTAAACCTAGAAATCCTAGACCAAGAACCACAACCCGAAGACGACCCCAACGCCCAACCCCCCTCTCACCCAGACGACCCCCTTCGATTCTACTTCTCCTTTCCTGCCCCCTCCGACGACCGCCCACCCGCACCCCCCGCGTCCCACCTCCTGTCCGACCCCACCCACTTCCCTCCCCAATCCATTCTCCCAAACTCTAAACACCTCTCCTCCACCTTCTCCCTCCTCCGCACCCTGTTCAAGGCGTCTTTCTCCTGTCGGTGTCGCCGACTCTGCGAGGCCTACTACCTCGCTCACATCCAAGTGTCCGTCTCCAGCCTCAACAAACTCCACGCCGTCCTCGGCAAGCGCCGCGGACACGTCACCTCCGACCGCATCTGCGAAGGCACCTCCACCTCCATCGCCGAAGCCTACCTCCCCGCCTCCGAGGCCTTCGGGTTCGCCGAAGAACTAACCTCCAAAACGGGCGGCGCCGCCACCGCCCAACTCACCTTCTCTCACTGGGGCATCCTCGACTCGGACCCCGACTTCGTCCCCACCACCGACGACGAACTCGAAGAACACGGCGAAAACCTCGGCGGCCTCTCCCAAAACCTCGCCAAAATTTGCGTCGACCTCGTGCGCAAGCGCAAAGGACTCTTCGTCAAAGAAAAACTCGTCGCCCACGCCAACAAGCAACGCACCAGAAGCCGCAAAAAGTaa
- the LOC126317472 gene encoding inositol polyphosphate 5-phosphatase OCRL-like: MTELRHAHQISWVQRQMKLQEEEYTTTFQVPLLCVTWNVNATKEEIEIWPIFLECNVVPEVLLIGFQEVDMSAESVLKMETPRAQQCAETVMSQLQFAAEYIFEPLRQQKQKRGLSELQNEYVEYMSRKKVSVFSGTDQAYVLVEFNQMAGLVNLVAVLKKHKAYISELRVVKKATGVLNILANKGGVAIRFRFYDSTFCFINSHFNAHKSNLTRRTQDYRELSSICFEGLPVETGIYDHDFVIWQGDLNYRVETSTAEAYRLIEEKDWGQLLATDQLTMQMRSGLVFCDWKEAPIAFAPTYKYICNTDSYSKESRRTPSWCDRVLWRSRKGVDCLHYARHELLISDHRPVSCLLMVPVSIADANKQRKVLNQLLREIDQTENEFLPEVTLSTTECDFGYVRFMVASEYKLELTNTGKILCSWEFVPKLDEKDICRPWCKVYPKGGLLMPSEKVQITCTVYINERQVALFNMKQEKIYDILILHLDNSRDHFITLKGKYLVSSFGWSLEQLVRLKESVRTSLLVEDGDQDALMSEAIPLSVSDVPQPEVGMLGSPSDVLSSDPPLPVPKELWMLIDWLYQHAVGVKDLFIEGGITKEMETIRELLDNYLAIPSDMDPHSTAETLLCFLGSLREPLIHPHVYPYLLEAPTLGQVQRLFNSLSYVHCNTLFYIVCLIRYLKENDETFDVGEVAFLLSELFSRQKESASQQAKFWTFVFQLPSRGK, translated from the exons TCTGGAGTGTAATGTGGTGCCGGAGGTGCTACTTATAGGATTTCAAG AGGTAGACATGTCTGCGGAGAGCGTGTTGAAGATGGAGACGCCTCGAGCGCAGCAGTGTGCGGAGACGGTGATGAGTCAGCTGCAATTTGCGGCTGAATATATTTTTGAGCCGCTAAGACAGCAGAAACAGAAGAGAGGGCTGTCTGAGTTGCAGAATGAGTACGTGGAGTATATGAGTCGCAAGAAGGTTAGCGTGTTTTCTGGGACGGATCAGGCGTACGTATTGGTCGAGTTTAATCAAATGGCAGGTTTGGTGAATTTGGTGGCGGTTTTGAAGAAGCATAAAGCCTACATATCTGAATTGCGGGTAGTGAAGAAGGCTACTGGCGTTTTGAACATATTGGCGAATAAGGGCGGTGTGGCAATTAGGTTTCGGTTTTACGAttcgacgttttgtttcatcaATTCACACTTCAATGCACACAAATCAAATTTGACACGTCGGACGCAAGATTATCGTGAGCTGAGTTCGATATGTTTTGAGGGCTTGCCTGTTGAGACGGGGATTTACGACCACGATTTTGTGATATGGCAGGGGGACCTGAACTACCGGGTCGAAACGAGCACGGCCGAGGCATATCGGTTGATTGAGGAAAAAGACTGGGGCCAACTGTTGGCGACTGACCAGCTAACGATGCAGATGAGGTCTGGGCTGGTGTTTTGCGATTGGAAGGAGGCGCCGATTGCTTTTGCGCCGACCTACAAATACATCTGCAATACGGATTCTTACTCTAAAGAGAGCAGGAGGACACCATCTTGGTGCGACAGAGTTTTATGGCGTTCTAGGAAGGGAgtggactgcctgcactacgcgcgCCACGAGTTGTTGATTTCGGACCACCGTCCGGTGTCTTGCCTTTTGATGGTACCGGTAAGCATTGCAGATGCTAATAAGCAGAGAAAAGTGCTCAATCAGCTGCTGAGGGAAATCGATCAAACTGAGAATGAGTTTCTCCCGGAGGTGACACTTTCGACAACTGAATGCGATTTTGGCTACGTGCGCTTCATGGTTGCGTCTGAATACAAATTGGAGCTGACTAACACGGGGAAAATACTTTGCAGTTGGGAATTCGTTCCGAAGCTGGACGAAAAGGACATTTGTAGACCTTGGTGCAAGGTCTATCCCAAGGGTGGGCTCTTGATGCCGTCGGAAAAAGTTCAAATCACCTGTACAGTGTACATCAATGAACGCCAAGTTGCGCTGTTCAACATGAAACAAGAGAAAATATACGACATCCTGATTCTGCATTTAGACAACAGTAGAGACCATTTCATCACTTTGAAGGGCAAATACTTGGTTTCGTCGTTCGGCTGGAGTCTGGAACAGTTGGTCCGGCTGAAGGAGTCGGTCAGAACGTCTCTCTTGGTGGAAGATGGCGACCAAGACGCGCTGATGTCCGAGGCGATCCCACTTTCTGTCTCCGACGTTCCCCAGCCAGAAGTCGGCATGCTCGGCTCTCCCTCGGATGTGCTCTCGTCCGATCCACCCCTCCCGGTGCCAAAAGAGCTCTGGATGCTGATCGATTGGCTGTACCAACATGCCGTGGGCGTCAAGGACCTGTTCATAGAGGGCGGCATCACAAAGGAAATGGAAACGATTCGAGAGCTTCTCGACAACTACCTGGCCATCCCATCGGACATGGATCCACACAGCACCGCCGAAACCCTTCTTTGCTTCTTAGGCAGCCTGAGAGAACCCCTGATTCACCCGCACGTGTACCCATACCTTCTGGAGGCGCCAACTCTAGGACAGGTCCAGCGCCTGTTCAACAGTCTCTCCTACGTACATTGCAATACACTATTTTATATTGTGTGCTTGATCAGGTATCTGAAAGAAAACGACGAGACGTTCGACGTCGGGGAGGTGGCTTTCTTGTTGTCAGAGCTATTCAGCCGTCAAAAGGAGTCGGCGAGTCAACAGGCCAAGTTTTGGACTTTTGTGTTTCAGTTGCCCAGTCGCGGGAAGTGA
- the LOC126317477 gene encoding transmembrane protein 144 homolog → MAIGTYKIYPEVIVGGMLWCLGNLTFVWVVKTVGIGMGMLIGNVFNTVAAWTCGHFGLLVPAEPSARPALDYSGLAVILLSGVLLSFVEQNGNGADLDSRRGEQLSERSPMLEREPSQVGGYARSRWNRRIGFVLAAISGVLFGLNMVPVTRMQAEYPDDSLLEFAFSHFIGAWFTSALILILYLVAKGNRPYVNGQLFLVPMGCGVVWAVGQLAGFVANAELTLTVSYPIISTLPGAVATAWSVFLLREISGLRNYVILGSAFTLMTVGIICTAMSG, encoded by the exons ATGGCGATCGGCACTTACAAGATATATCCGGAAG TGATAGTCGGCGGAATGCTCTGGTGCCTCGGGAACCTTACGTTCGTGTGGGTCGTGAAAACCGTGGGCATAGGCATGGGGATGTTGATAGG TAACGTGTTCAACACGGTTGCGGCGTGGACGTGCGGTCATTTCGGTTTGTTGGTCCCGGCTGAGCCGAGCGCGCGGCCGGCGTTGGACTATTCTGGCCTTGCCGTTATTCTGCTGTCCGGAGTGCTGCTGAGTTTCGTCGAGCAGAATGGGAACGGGGCGGATTTGGATTCGCGCCGAGGCGAGCAGCTGTCGGAGAGGAGCCCGATGCTGGAGAGGGAG CCGAGTCAGGTTGGCGGCTACGCCCGTTCTAGATGGAACAGGAGGATTGGGTTCGTGCTCGCGGCGATTTCGGGGGTGTTGTTTGGACTTAACATG gtgcccgTGACGCGCATGCAGGCCGAATACCCGGATGATTCCTTGTTGGAGTTTGCCTTCTCGCATTTCATCGGGGCGTGGTTTACGTCTGCGCTGATTTTGATTTTGTACTTGGTGGCCAAGGGGAACAGGCCGTATGTGAACGGACAGTTGTTTTTGGTGCCGATGGGGTGCGGAGTGGTGTGGGCGGTGGGGCAGTTGGCGGGGTTCGTGGCGAACGCGGAGTTGACGTTGACGGTGAGCTATCCGATTATTTCGACGTTGCCTGGAGCGGTGGCGACGGCTTGGTCGGTTTTCTTGCTGAGGGAGATTAGTGGGTTGCGCAACTACGTGATTTTGGGGTCGGCGTTTACGCTGATGACCGTGGGAATTATTTGCACGGCGATGTCAGGATAG